One Deinococcus carri DNA window includes the following coding sequences:
- a CDS encoding AAA family ATPase has protein sequence MESDASCKSATLRTNLYATLDQVKAGQRVVIERHAAPMAALIPMTDYWELIMRRAHQRRSKEEFMPTQRLVIANASGGEGKSTVARELAYSLALLGYKVALFDLDPQASLTKALGLHDDPDSPARTEEATVGRVFSRDEPPPLPEPMQVHGVDVWPANDALNSVDNVLNNDFARAANLREALDAYLSSMPEPYDFVILDTKPQRTNFLTASVAAADHLLVPVSGIKGLENLDVLLKLVKVAKGIAPNLTLRAFIPNRIRENVDHHKELLHHLHTDLSRLAPITSNVRDSLATMGGATQQRLPAVLYKPKAKVSEDIGAMTLNVLGILGVKVPA, from the coding sequence GTGGAGAGCGATGCGAGCTGCAAGTCGGCGACCCTCCGCACGAACCTGTACGCCACGCTCGACCAGGTGAAGGCAGGACAGCGCGTGGTGATCGAACGGCACGCCGCGCCGATGGCCGCCCTGATTCCCATGACCGACTACTGGGAACTCATCATGCGCCGCGCCCACCAGCGCCGCTCAAAGGAGGAATTCATGCCGACCCAACGCCTCGTGATCGCCAACGCCTCGGGAGGGGAGGGGAAGTCCACGGTCGCCCGCGAACTGGCCTACAGCCTGGCCCTGCTCGGCTACAAGGTGGCGCTGTTCGACCTCGACCCCCAGGCCAGCCTCACCAAGGCGCTGGGCCTGCACGACGACCCGGACTCCCCGGCACGCACCGAGGAGGCGACCGTCGGCCGGGTGTTCTCGCGTGACGAACCGCCGCCGCTGCCCGAGCCCATGCAGGTGCATGGCGTGGACGTGTGGCCCGCCAACGACGCGCTGAACAGCGTCGACAACGTGTTGAACAACGACTTCGCCCGCGCCGCCAACCTGCGTGAAGCGCTCGACGCTTACCTGAGCAGCATGCCAGAGCCGTACGACTTCGTCATTCTGGACACCAAGCCGCAGCGCACCAACTTCCTGACCGCCAGCGTGGCTGCCGCCGATCACCTGCTCGTGCCGGTCTCGGGCATCAAGGGCCTGGAGAACCTGGACGTGCTCCTGAAACTGGTGAAGGTGGCCAAGGGCATCGCCCCGAACCTGACCCTGCGCGCGTTCATCCCCAACCGTATCCGCGAGAACGTGGACCACCACAAGGAGCTGCTGCACCACCTCCACACTGACCTGTCGAGGCTCGCGCCGATCACGTCCAACGTGCGCGACAGCCTGGCGACGATGGGCGGCGCCACCCAGCAGCGCCTGCCGGCCGTCCTCTACAAGCCGAAGGCGAAGGTCAGCGAGGATATCGGTGCCATGACCCTGAACGTGCTGGGGATTCTCGGCGTGAAGGTGCCCGCATGA
- a CDS encoding N-6 DNA methylase produces the protein MTNPRWLKIALKLEQRHSDVFRDLVTLDACVCSSGQREDEYRLTAGKFTSEELNGLCEAFGDLLRLKLEDPFLDLFSETYMGRLGKDAQRHLGEVYTPSSVALLMTKLVMHPPVPGDTLKVAEPAAGSGTLVLAAAHALEDLGVSRLHMQVVATDLNPCAVDMALVNLGLASIPAVVRHGNSLTGQVFREYSTPAWPFACPYSGEPDTNRLQGSDVLGILRLTVPLPVETTG, from the coding sequence TTGACGAACCCACGCTGGCTGAAGATCGCCCTCAAGCTCGAACAGCGGCACTCGGACGTGTTCCGGGACCTTGTGACCCTGGACGCCTGCGTGTGCAGCTCAGGACAGCGCGAGGACGAGTACCGGCTCACTGCGGGCAAGTTCACCTCGGAGGAACTGAACGGCCTGTGCGAAGCCTTCGGGGACCTGCTGCGCCTGAAGCTCGAAGATCCGTTCCTGGACCTGTTCAGCGAGACCTACATGGGTCGCCTGGGCAAGGACGCGCAGCGGCACCTGGGCGAGGTCTACACCCCGAGTTCGGTGGCGCTGCTGATGACGAAGCTGGTCATGCACCCGCCCGTCCCCGGCGACACCCTGAAGGTGGCGGAACCGGCGGCCGGGAGTGGAACCCTGGTCCTGGCTGCCGCCCATGCGCTGGAGGACCTGGGGGTGAGCCGCCTTCACATGCAGGTGGTCGCCACCGACCTCAACCCCTGCGCGGTGGATATGGCGCTGGTGAACCTGGGGCTGGCGAGCATCCCGGCCGTGGTCCGGCACGGCAACAGTCTCACGGGGCAGGTCTTCCGCGAGTACTCCACGCCCGCCTGGCCCTTCGCGTGCCCCTACAGCGGCGAGCCGGACACCAACCGGCTGCAAGGCAGCGACGTGCTGGGCATATTGCGGCTGACCGTGCCGTTGCCTGTCGAGACGACAGGCTGA